From Lolium perenne isolate Kyuss_39 chromosome 5, Kyuss_2.0, whole genome shotgun sequence, a single genomic window includes:
- the LOC127298690 gene encoding uncharacterized protein: MAQVLIVGMMSGVAGRLVVVLKDALQLQGARGLELERATSGDTPSYEVPELQLNICMVSELFVQILATGLGALALVWATVVLLGGFSTSLQRADFWVITVIVFIQTARVVGINVSPEAEFFNQVPPAFLELGAEHYSTWGRRRPLTGQATGRNFVYYLMIALGSARDFITIMAFLAVLVLAVPMIAGLGCISLSIYRLVALLSRHHENSNVFRALILFYALVLLQGGLFIIWLFLRLQRAYLAIRLSLKYRLEDKRELIDKYMDKTLSTAIKNGVSTTINRNLASFAADLIKSDYSRDHIDAVLVIHTLASQEDHRTRTLSQIQSSPLCVSRLLDMVTSKSRTDQRTKICIAEIVAHLASNLHLADISGATESISSMIDPCFTKISTTAASVNIDHQTAIGITIDQQGTIQSASATNRAENSGLCISIKQLMERQTAWWKELIRNNQQRTLWSHRNTSGEDSLTDDNQGTLRSSSTTSGAESKPLIIHGLMILAKLAVNPDNCKQIYDSKGLFSKIISPVKIRVYLIPGHDGIAMEIAEKALEVVSMLVSGTDETNGRIREDICSNGIAVNDIWPILQRDHMYNKLKVPATRILTELYLDISTRATIGLDNISVFIEVLVNIFFDADNERGLRKTAGTALAGLAMDNANCMTIINFPTETGTSVELLTAMIPKAEDRLYRTAIAQLLMQFCANSNSNEEREHLKSVKTILHEVLKVICDVDQAANTNHASSPQHNPSQQQAANADQAGSPQQNSGQQQAANTNQAGSPHNPGQQQAANANQRGTPQDNLGQPPFTRALHRLNSLLGAPRSRVANRNTPGNNLPAVAQLVGGRRISLVAFLGLAMQICDRLKISADDFDTALADIPLAMGEFVDKLNDIIEQCKGQSVDSLEGEGPSVDYLIIIKTLTKLCTWMMQHKPDCIAEFQNKNTSTKLQGALEDMRELELGMLLTGSGGDIANYQTLSTIVAVARQKMDANVRG, translated from the exons ATGGCACAGGTGCTGATAGTTGGGATGATGTCGGGTGTGGCGGGTCGACTTGTAGTCGTCCTTAAGGATGCACTCCAGCTGCAAGGCGCTCGAGGGCTCGAACTGGAACGGGCAACGAGTGGAGATACGCCCTCGTACGAGGTACCGGAGCTGCAGCTTAACATCTGCATGGTATCCGAGCTGTTCGTGCAGATCCTTGCCACGGGGCTCGGCGCCCTCGCCTTAGTCTGGGCGACTGTCGTCCTGCTCGGCGGTTTCTCCACTTCTCTACAGAGAGCTGATTTCTGGGTCATCACCGTTATCGTCTTCATACAAACAGCCAG GGTCGTGGGCATAAATGTTAGCCCCGAGGCAGAATTTTTCAATCAAGTTCCGCCCGCATTCCTTGAATTGGGTGCCGAGCACTACTCGACATGGGGGCGAAGAAGGCCGTTGACTGGCCAAGCAACTGGCCGAAATTTCGTTTACTATCTCATGATTGCACTCGGAAGTGCACGGGATTTCATAACCATTATGGCCTTCTTAGCAGTATTGGTCCTTGCAGTTCCTATGATCGCAGGGTTAGGCTGCATATCACTTTCCATTTATCGTCTTGTTGCCCTCCTGTCGAGACATCACGAAAACTCCAACGTGTTCCGTGCACTCATCTTGTTCTATGCTCTCGTGCTTCTCCAAGGTGGATTGTTCATCATCTGGTTGTTTCTGAGGCTCCAACGTGCTTATCTTGCGATTCGCCTGAGCTTGAAGTATAGACTTGAGGACAAGAGAGAATTGATTGACAAATATATGGACAAAACCTTGAGCACGGCCATAAAAAATGGGGTGTCGACTACCATCAACAGGAACCTGGCTTCCTTCGCCGCAGACTTGATAAAATCTGACTACAGTCGAGACCATATTGATGCAGTTTTGGTGATACATACATTGGCATCACAAGAGGACCATAGAACAAGAACCCTATCCCAGATACAATCCTCACCGCTGTGTGTTTCCAGGCTGCTTGACATGGTTACCTCAAAGAGCCGCACTGATCAGAGGACAAAAATATGCATCGCAGAAATTGTGGCACATCTTGCTAGCAACTTGCACCTGGCTGACATATCAGGAGCAACGGAGTCCATATCTTCCATGATTGATCCCTGTTTTACAAAAATATCAACAACAGCTGCCAGTGTCAACATTGACCATCAGACAGCTATTGGCATCACAATTGACCAGCAGGGGACTATTCAGTCAGCTAGTGCTACCAATAGAGCAGAAAACAGCGGACTTTGTATTTCCATTAAACAACTAATGGAAAGGCAAACAGCTTGGTGGAAAGAACTCATCAGAAATAACCAGCAGAGAACTCTTTGGAGCCACCGTAATACTAGTGGAGAAGACAGCCTCACAGATGACAATCAGGGAACTCTTCGATCTTCCAGCACTACCAGTGGAGCAGAAAGTAAACCTTTAATTATTCATGGCCTGATGATTCTTGCCAAGCTTGCTGTTAATCCGGACAACTGCAAACAGATATATGATTCCAAGGGTCTCTTCTCCAAGATCATATCGCCAGTCAAAATAAGAGTGTATTTGATCCCCGGACATGATGGTATCGCCATGGAAATAGCTGAGAAGGCCCTGGAGGTAGTGAGCATGCTTGTCAGCGGCACAGATGAAACCAATGGAAGGATACGTGAAGATATTTGTAGCAATGGGATAGCAGTGAACGATATCTGGCCAATCTTGCAAAGGGACCACATGTACAACAAGCTAAAAGTTCCAGCAACCAGGATCCTTACAGAGCTATATTTGGATATATCTACTCGGGCTACCATTGGACTTGATAACATATCTGTATTCATCGAGGTCTTGGTAAACATTTTCTTTGATGCTGATAATGAGCGTGGACTCAGGAAGACTGCAGGAACAGCATTGGCCGGACTGGCGATGGACAATGCTAATTGTATGACAATCATCAATTTCCCAACAGAGACAGGAACTTCAGTTGAGCTGCTCACAGCTATGATTCCTAAGGCAGAGGACAGGTTATATCGAACTGCCATAGCACAGCTGCTGATGCAATTTTGTGCAAATTCCAATTCCAACGAAGAAAGGGAACATCTCAAATCAGTCAAAACAATTCTACATGAA GTGCTCAAAGTTATATGTGATGTTGACCAAGCAGCAAACACAAATCATGCGAGTTCTCCACAACACAACCCGAGCCAGCAACAAGCAGCAAACGCAGATCAGGCGGGTTCTCCACAGCAGAACTCAGGCCAGCAACAAGCAGCAAACACAAATCAGGCGGGTTCTCCGCACAACCCAGGCCAGCAACAAGCAGCAAACGCAAATCAGAGAGGTACTCCACAGGACAACCTGGGCCAGCCTCCGTTTACTCGGGCACTCCATCGCTTGAACAGTCTTCTCGGGGCTCCTCGTTCTCGTGTTGCTAACAGAAACACTCCTGGTAACAATTTGCCGGCTGTTGCTCAGCTCGTAGGTGGTAGAAGAATATCCCTGGTAGCCTTCTTAGGCCTTGCCATGCAGATATGTGACCGACTGAAGATCAGTGCAGATGATTTTGATACCGCACTTGCAGACATTCCTCTTGCCATGGGTGAGTTCGTAGATAAACTGAACGATATAATAGAACAGTGCAAGGGCCAATCTGTTGATAGCTTGGAAGGGGAGGGTCCCTCAGTTGATTATCTGATAATAATCAAGACCTTGACAAAGTTATGTACATGGATGATGCAACACAAGCCAGACTGCATCGCAGAATTCCAGAACAAGAACACTAGCACAAAACTGCAAGGTGCCCTGGAGGATATGAGAGAACTGGAACTGGGTATGCTCCTTACTGGCAGTGGAGGGGACATTGCTAATTACCAGACACTTTCTACTATCGTGGCTGTTGCACGGCAGAAAATGGATGCTAATGTGCGAGGTTAA
- the LOC139831439 gene encoding uncharacterized mitochondrial protein AtMg00310-like produces MSGLRINFHKSEVMTVGVTQEEQQLVANMLNCKLGSFPFMYLGLPISDRALVVSDWEPLGLKVGKRANPWLGKFLSSAARLILTNACLSSLPMHAMGVFLLGDGVHQVFNKHRSRFYWEGSGTKRKYHWVHWDAVCKPKCLGGLGIVDTKLMNIRLMAKWIWRLYAAEQGLWADILHNKYLQTKGLLVDSHQSGSQFWNAIQKIKPLFGLGARHRVRSGTSTRLWVDWWQGRGPLKADPLFSGPRPGGLGG; encoded by the coding sequence ATGTCGGGGCTGCGCATcaattttcataagagtgaggTGATGACTGTTGGGGTTACTCAGGAGGAGCAACAACTGGTCGCGAATATGCTCAACTGCAAACTCGGATCCTTCCCCTTCATGTACCTAGGTCTGCCAATTAGTGATAGGGCCCTAGTGGTCAGTGATTGGGAGCCTCTTGGCTTAAAAGTCGGCAAGAGAGCGAATCCCTGGCTAGGCAAGTTCCTATCCTCGGCGGCTAGGCTAATTCTCACAAATGCCTGCCTGTCGAGCCTCCCCATGCATGCCATGGGAGTGTTCCTACTTGGTGACGGGGTGCACCAGGTTTTCAACAAGCACAGATCGCGCTTCTACTGGGAGGGCTCCGGTACGAAACGCAAGTACCATTGGGTGCATTGGGACGCGGTTTGTAAACCCAAATGCTTGGGAGGACTTGGGATCGTCGACACCAAACTTATGAACATCCGCCTGATGGCGAAGTGGATCTGGAGGCTGtatgctgctgagcaggggcttTGGGCAGACATCCTACACAATAAGTACCTACAAACCAAGGGCCTTCTGGTTGACTCGCATCAGAGTGGTTCCCAATTCTGGAACGCTATCCAGAAAATTAAACCTCTGTTCGGCTTGGGTGCACGTCATCGGGTGCGCAGCGGTACCTCCACCAGGCTTTGGGTAGACTGGTGGCAGGGGAGGGGTCCCCTCAAGGCCGACCCTCTATTCTCTGGCCCTAGACCCGGCGGTCTCGGTGGCTAG
- the LOC127303134 gene encoding uncharacterized protein: MALFRASTKITIGNGELASFWHDNWFGRGLLSLWAPNLFKIASRQNRTVAKEMSDNNWIRSVTTISTPTQLAQYLELWDIIQSITLIPEQPDSISWTLTSDATYSASAYNAQFFGGHARFHSTKI; encoded by the coding sequence ATGGCTCTCTTCAGGGCTTCTACCAAGATCACCATTGGCAACGGGGAGTTGGCCTCCTTCTGGCATGACAACTGGTTCGGACGGGGCCTCCTCTCCCTTTGGGCACCTAACCTCTTCAAAATTGCCTCCCGGCAAAATCGCACGGTTGCCAAAGAGATGAGCGATAACAACTGGATTCGCTCCGTCACCACGATTAGTACGCCTACCCAGCTGGCTCAATATTTAGAGCTATGGGATATCATCCAATCCATTACCCTCATCCCCGAGCAACCGGACTCCATCTCATGGACCCTCACTTCCGATGCGACTTACAGTGCATCCGCTTACAATGCTCAGTTCTTCGGTGGTCACGCTAGATTCCACTCCACGAAGATCTAG